TTTTATTGATAAATTAACAGAATTAATGGAAGAATATATTGATTTAGAAGAAGTTATCTCTCTATCTAACAATCTTTCAAATATAGAGTTGAAATCTAGAAAATTATTTATTAAGACTAATAAGTATCCAGTTACTTTAGGGGTGGCTTATGATGAGGCATTTAATTTTTATTATCCGGATAATTTAGATATTTTGGAGAGTTTAGGTGCTAAGCTGAAATTTTTCAGTCCCCTTAAGGACAAGAAGTTACCTAAAGTAGATGGGTTATATATCGGTGGAGGATTTCCCGAGAGTTTCTTATCAGATTTATCTGAGAATAGAAGTATGAAGGAGAGTATCTATCAGCAGATTAAAGCTGGTTTACCAGCCTATGCTGAATGTGGGGGATTGATGTACTTAACAGAAGGGATTAATAACTTTGATGGTTCTTTTTTTTCGATGGTAGGAGTAATTCCTGCTCAAATTAAGATGGAAAATAGATTACAGGCTATGGGTTATGTCAAAGCGGTAGCTACTAAAGATAATCTATTATTAAAGTCTGGTGAAGAGATTATTGGACATGAGTTTCATTATTCTAAATTAATCAATTTGTTAGAAGATAATAACTATGCCTATCAACTTTTTGGGGGTAAGGGAGCAGATGGAAGATATGAGGGGATAGTAGCTGATAATTTATTAGCCAGTTATCTACATCTTCACTTTGGTTCTAATTTAGAGATGGTGAAGAGATTTTTAGCAATTTGTATGGATAATTAATATATAGATAGAAATTAAGAGTCTATTTAGCTTGGCAATTATTATAGCATATAATTATTATATAAGCAGATTATATTATTTTGTTATAAAAATTACAAAGTTGAAGAAATATATGTTATAATGTTGCAAGGAAAATAATACAAGTTAGGGAAAATTTAATTTTTATATAATTGCTTAAGGAAGGTGTATAAGATGATAAGAAGCGATATCAAAATTTTAGTTATCCTATGGGTTGTATCGGGGTTATTTCTTTCTGTACCTATAACTGCTAAAGAGGTTGAAGATCGAGATAAAGATGAGGGCTGTTTCTTCTTACAAACTAGTGCTATGACCTACCACTGGAACCACAACCCTGAACGGAATAATAAGCAGGAATTGATAGGTTTGGAATATCATAAGACAAGCTCTAAAATTTATGGTCTAGTCCATTTCCAGAATTCATATTTTCAACCCACTTGGTATCTGTACACTGGAAAGTTATATAGTTTTAAGGAAATATCAGATTTTAATCTATATGGTAAGTTGACTTATGGAATTATTAGTGGCTATGATGATGAAAATGGGAGGCACTCTGCTTATATGAACAGGCTAGGGACTTTCCCAGCAATTCTACCTACTTTTGGTATAGGATATAAAGAGTTTATATTTGAGGTATCATTATTTGGGAATGCAGGTTATATAGCGAATATGGGTATGAAGTTTTAATACATAATTAATTATCAGAGTTATCTGACTTTAGAGTGTAATTTAAATATAGCTTTATAGAAGGATATTGTGACATTTAGCTTTTAGTTACTGGTTATTGGCTATTAGCCAAGTGTTTAAAGATATATATATAAAGATTTAGTAAGTAGCTAGTGGTCAAAGTATCTCAATATCTCCATAAAGCATCATTTTAAAAGAGGTGAATTTAATGGGTGATGAAAACAAATTAACACAAGGTCTAGTCCAAGTTTATACTGGTGATGGTAAAGGGAAGACAACAGCTGCTTTGGGATTAGGGCTTAGAGCAGCTGGTCATGGTCTAGAAGTAGAAGTAATTCAATATTTAAAAGGGAGCAGCTATACTGGAGAGTTATATTCTACAGAGAGATTGCCTAACTTTACGATTAAACAGTTTGGTAAGGGATGCTCTTATGCAGCTTTAATTAAGCAGGGTTTGATGGACTGTACTGGTTGTGGAGACTGTTTTGTGAGAAATAGTAAGGATAGAGAATTTCACGAGAATTTTATAGATTTGGCCTATAAATATACTAAAGAGATTCTAGAAGAGGGTAAGAAGGATATCGTGATTTTGGATGAAATTAATAATGCTGTTCGTTATGAATTGTTATCAACAGAGGGTATACTAGAACTAATTGAATTAAAGCCGGAGCGGACAGAGTTAATTTTGACTGGCAGAGGAGTGCCTGAAGAGATTTTAAAAAAAGCAGATTTGGTTACAGAGATGAAGGCTATTAAACATCCTTATCAACAAGGAATTAAGAGTCGTAGAGGAATTGAATATTGATGAATAGCTTCTTGCTGGCAGTACAATTTATTACAAGGATTCCTATTAATAAGGAGTTAGATTATAGTGACCAAGCTCTTGCTAAATCGATGGTCTATTATCCTCTAATTGGAACTCTATTAGGTGGAATATTATATTTGATTGATTATTTAGCTAGTCTGTATTTTGGACAATGGGTAACTAATAGCTTGTTGATTCTGGCTATGGTACTATTAACTGGGGGGATTCATCTTGATGGGTTGATGGATAGTTGTGATGGTCTCTTTAGTGGTCGAGAGAAAGAAAAAATGTTAGAGATTATGCGTGATAGTAGAGTCGGTGCTTTTGGGGTAATTGGACTAGTTACTATATTTCTATTGAAATTTGGCTTATTAGCAGAGGTTCCAAGTAATCATAAGCTAGCTATTTTATTATTTTTCCCTACGATAAGCCGGTGGTCGATAGTGTATGCTGCTTTTCGTTACCCTTATGCTCGTAAGTTAGGGATGGGCAAAGTTTATGCTGATAACTTAAAGTTGAGTGATTTATTGGTAGTAAGTATGTGGACTTT
The genomic region above belongs to Orenia metallireducens and contains:
- a CDS encoding cobyrinate a,c-diamide synthase; the encoded protein is MYPRIVIAGTQSGVGKTTVAIGLMAALTKQGYQVQPYKVGPDYIDPGFHTLVTGSSSRNLDSYLLGEDGVKESFFNSAQSADISIIEGVMGLFDGKQGQKDKGSTADVAKILDAPVILVLDVKKMARSAAALAYGYKNFDPNLNVVGVVLNNVGSDRHYSMVKEAIEDEVGLKLLGYLPRQKELSLPERHLGLVPTTESKELRVFIDKLTELMEEYIDLEEVISLSNNLSNIELKSRKLFIKTNKYPVTLGVAYDEAFNFYYPDNLDILESLGAKLKFFSPLKDKKLPKVDGLYIGGGFPESFLSDLSENRSMKESIYQQIKAGLPAYAECGGLMYLTEGINNFDGSFFSMVGVIPAQIKMENRLQAMGYVKAVATKDNLLLKSGEEIIGHEFHYSKLINLLEDNNYAYQLFGGKGADGRYEGIVADNLLASYLHLHFGSNLEMVKRFLAICMDN
- a CDS encoding cob(I)yrinic acid a,c-diamide adenosyltransferase, which codes for MGDENKLTQGLVQVYTGDGKGKTTAALGLGLRAAGHGLEVEVIQYLKGSSYTGELYSTERLPNFTIKQFGKGCSYAALIKQGLMDCTGCGDCFVRNSKDREFHENFIDLAYKYTKEILEEGKKDIVILDEINNAVRYELLSTEGILELIELKPERTELILTGRGVPEEILKKADLVTEMKAIKHPYQQGIKSRRGIEY
- the cobS gene encoding adenosylcobinamide-GDP ribazoletransferase, whose translation is MNSFLLAVQFITRIPINKELDYSDQALAKSMVYYPLIGTLLGGILYLIDYLASLYFGQWVTNSLLILAMVLLTGGIHLDGLMDSCDGLFSGREKEKMLEIMRDSRVGAFGVIGLVTIFLLKFGLLAEVPSNHKLAILLFFPTISRWSIVYAAFRYPYARKLGMGKVYADNLKLSDLLVVSMWTLLLAVFLFRLKGILIIVFTWLFIRIISKLVIKKIDGLTGDNYGAINELVEVFSLLVMAFLLRLNF